The Dermacentor silvarum isolate Dsil-2018 chromosome 7, BIME_Dsil_1.4, whole genome shotgun sequence genomic sequence GTTTTCATCGTCAGTGAACCATGGTTGAAGATTTTTTTTCGTAAATATGGGCTTGGCAGATTTGGTACTTATGCTACTTCATTCTAAATGCTAACAGCCTATGCACATATTACTGTTTATTCCAGCCGCCCCCAAACATCGGAAGCCACCAAAGAAGCGCAGCTGTCCTGTGCAGCCTTCCTGCGATGCCACCCCTGCAACTTCCCCGGAGCCACACCAGCCTTTAGATAGCGATTCGACTAAGATGGATGACAGTGCTCCAGTGCCAACCTTAGTTGTAGAAGAAGAATCTTGTCATGCCGGAAATGAAAACGCTCATGAATTGACATCTGCGATGGCACCGTGCTTGTTCCCACAGCACCCCAATGGCATTCCTGTTCCAAACAGCACGAACAGTGTTGGTCAGTCACGCGATGTCAGCGCCACACATCAACCATTTGGAGGCAATGGAGGCTCATCTTCGGTGACCATCGGGCAAGAAAATGCAGAGTTACGCAAGAAAACTAGTGATCTCACTCGCAAGTACATAAACTTGCAGAGGGTTCACGATAAAACAAGGTTGAAGCTACAGAGCCTGAGAAAAAAAGTGTCCTCACTTGAAAAAAAAGTGCGCACTGAAATCGGCATCATTTCTCAATGAAGACCAAGTGAAATCTTTGACAATGAAGACAACGAAGGGCCATAAGTGGTCTGAAAAGACCATACGAGTGGCACTTCAGATAAAACATGCGTGTGGCACAACAGGCTACGAAATGCTGAGATCTTTGTCGTACCCGATTCCGAGCAACAGGACCTTGATCCGAAGGCTTCAAAACATTCGCTTCCTGCCTGGCATTCTCCATGAAGTGTTTAATGTTTTAAAGCACAAGGTAGAGGCAATGGAAGATATTGAAAAGGACTGTGTCCTTTTCATGGACGAGATGGAGATAAGTCAGGGCTTTGATCACGATCGGTCCCTTGATTGCCTTTTCGGTGGCACTACATTGCCTGAAGCGACTGCAGATGTTGCTAACCACGCCCTTGTATTCATGGTTGGAGGACTGAACACACGGTGGAAACAAGTAATTGCATATCATTTCACTGCACGCTCAGTTGATGGGAAAGCTCTGAAGGACCTCGTCTTCAATTTGATTGAACTTTGTTTCAACATCACACTAAGAGTGCTTGTTGTTACAAGTGATATGGGAGCTGCCAACCGTGCAGTCTGGTGCCTTCTTGGCTTCTCAAGCCATAGGCACTCTGAGACTGTGTGCTCTGTTTCACACCCACACCTTGAAGGTAGGCAGCTATATTTTATGGCTGATCCAGCCCACGTCCTGAAGAATATTCGTGCTCAACTGCTCCGTGTGAAGACATTCACTCTAGGAGAAGAAACTATACGTGAGCACAAGCTTACAGCAGGAACTGTGAACATAGACCATGTCGAAGCTGTTCTCACACATGACAGAGACAAGGAGCTCAAGATTGCCAGCAGGCTCTCCGACGTCCACATCAGCCTTGGACACTTCACGACAATGAAAGTGAACATTGCTGTTCAAATGTTCCGTGAGGCTCCACCGGCTATACGCTATCTGATTAAGCAAGGAATCTTACCTCCTGAAGCGGAGGCGACGGCGTGGTTTTTTGAACTTGTCAGTAGGTGGTACACCTTGATGTCGTCACGGCATCCAGTTGTTGCTTTGAGCAATTTCGATCTTTCCAAACACAAGGAAGCAACTGAACTCCTTGGACTAGCTTGTGCCACCTTCTGTGGACTAAATATGGGACTTACTGCACACTGGAAGCCGTCACAAGCTGGCCTTTTGGTGTCAACTACTGTTGTCCTGCGTCTTTCTCATGAGCTTCTGAACAAGCTCAATTACAAGTACTTGCTAACTGGTAGATTGTCACAGGATTGTCTCGAAAATATCTTTTCTGTATTGAGGCTCAGAAAACCTGTGCCGAGCGCATATGATGTCAAGTGTGCCTTAAAGCTTATCTGCGTTGGCCAGTTTGTAAACACACCGACATCATCTAGCTATGGTGTTGATGACAGCACGCACCTGGCTGACCTTCTTGACCCCAGTTTCAAACAGGATCAAGTGGAAGGTCAGGAGCCCGAGGAGCTTGAGaacttgtttgtttatgcacttACCACAGAAGAGTGCGATATCCTTGCGTACTTGGGAGGCTTTTTGCTGAAGTCAGTCATCGGTTTTCTTGGAGAGTGCAAAGACTGTGAAAGAGCCCTGGTTGGCGATGCAACAGGCCAGTACAATGCTCTTATACAGCTGAAAGAGTATGTCAAGAATAGCGGAAAGCTCATCCAGCCAAGCCAAACAGTGATGCAAGTTTTAATCGAATGTGAGGAAAACTAAGACTTTCGCAAACATGAATGAGATCCTGACTCTCAAAGCTCCATTTACAGGTATCCTGAGTGCCTTGCGGAAGTCTGTGGCTATGAGATTAGGGTGTTGTGATGCGCATGAATCAAGGGCATGCAAAATGCTCTTTGAGAAGTATGTGAGGACAAGACTTAAGATTCATCTCCGACAGCAGCATGCGCAGAGGGTGAACGGACAGTCCAGCAAAACCTGTGCCGCTGCTAATCTTATCTGAGCCGTGTGTGGCGTCTCAGTGGTTAATTTAATGCTGCTGTGGTTGTGTGATGTGTTTGCAGAAGTGTTTGACGTGTGCCTCTGGATGTCTTTTTAACGCCTCGAGCAGGTGGGGCATTCACTAAAATGTTTCGCACCAAAGCTCTTTGTTCATTGCTTAGTGTACTGAAAAACAGCATGCTTCCATGCGTTCTAGCTGCTAATATTGACTTTACCTGAATGCAGCATCACTAGTATCAGATTAACTTTCTTTAATGCTTGTCTTTTTCGTATGGCTGTAACATATTTTGTTGACAGATATCATTGGCAGTCTTGATTTCAGTGATGTGTTGTATCCTGCGACTGCACAGTTGTGCTGAGAAAATATGTGAGAATACTTCGAAGGCGTATTGCTATTGCATAATCAGAAAGTGACTATGTGCACCAGAATTTAATGGCGCAAGAATGTAGGTTTGTATTGAAGCTATGTGGTATTGTGTGCTCCGCCTGGTACAGTGGCAGTGAAAGTTTGCATAACCGTGGTCTCCTGTGATGGCTTTACTTGAATTTATATTCTTTGAACTGGCATGAACTTTTTGGCTTTATTACTGTTTGACTCATGTTTTGGTGCTTGCTATGCGACATTTATTATGCACATATGTTGTTTATTCAAAGCAACTAATCTTTTCGTATTCATTTTCGCCAAAGAAAGATGGTTTAAAGCACATAGTTTTTGTTGATTAAATGAATGCTGTGTAGCTCCTTCAAAGAAATCCTCTGCAACACGCACCCCTTTCGTGTAATTTTGTTGCATCGCAAGTGTATGGGAAGACGCTGAAGAGTTGGAATTAATCAATGGAACATTTGTGGTGCCTCCACGCAACGTGTAAAAAATATTGCGGCTTTATTAAGACAGTCTGCACTCGGGTGGCCATGATGGCTTATGGGCGACTCACTGCAAGATTCAGAAACATTTCACTTCGAAGAACATGAAAGCTGTTGCGGAGGATTATGTGAGGACCTGTCACAATTTTCATGCTATTCGTGCCAAGTTCCACCCAAAATGAAACCAGACGGTCATTCCTTGATGTTCAGATGTGCCCTTCGAAGTTGTCAATCTCGATTTTCTCTCAACTCAAGAAGAATCGAGAGGGTGTGCACCGGACTCGGTCTTTTATGGTGGCTTTTTACCAGTGAACATGTATGGCGGTGGCAAAGCCCGGATAATGTGAACAGTGTCATCATATTAATGGAAAGAGAGACATTTAGACACACCAGGTGATTGTTTCTGATAATGTACCTGCATTCCACAGTGAGAGCATCCGACGGCATGCAGGAAAGCATACCACCCTGAAAAGCATGCCTTAGCGGAGCTCCTCATCCGTGACTTCAATACCTTCATTTATGTGTACCCCGAATTTCGTGGAGGATGCAAGTGCACCCTTGAACCAGTGGTGAGACATCACATTCAATCTCACACGGCTGGACTTGGCCATAGTCCTATGTTTGCTGCCCTTCAAAAGACGCCATGACTGCCAGTAGATTACGAAGGTACATGGAGCACTGGTTTGGTTAAGGTGGCTTCTCTGTGAGAACTGGTAGGGATTGTGTGCTTGCCTGTAACGCTATAAATGTTACCTTATGGATGCTACAAGTTCCTTTAGAATGTTTAATGTttgtttcactgtaggtttttgAAACATTCTTATAGGATGCAGCCTGTCTCCTGTTTTAGTATCACTTTAGTTGAGATGCAGACTATTTGCAAAGTGTTTTCCGAGGCTGATCATGTAACCCAATAAATATGCTTGTTCACATGTGCACGTATTTGTTTCCATTACTGAACTCACCCAGAGGAAACTCACTTGGTGGTATGTCTCTGAATGACTGTTTAATGTACTGGGCTTGGCAATAGTTTCATTTGCCGAGAAATCTAGTTACCAAggtcaaaacaaaaaaactgttGTGGCTGGTGGTGGATGCAGGATGAAACTTTTTTTGTGCAGCATTGCAACGTTAGCTTGCACAGCTTTAAAGCACAACCAACTACTGCAGGAGTTTCACAAAAACAAATAATCTCACTATTCACTAACGCATTCACAATATAATACAGTATTAGAATCAACAAAAAGGCTTTAGCTTTCGCATCATACGGAACGTATAATTCAAAAGTATGGCTCCGTGATTTTTAATTCATATTTTAATAAACATTTCTACAAGCAGATGGACTGAAATTCTTGCACTAGGCTCTCTGTTTTTCTGTGGAGTACGCCGTATCAAGCGTTACATAGCGCACCCTTTCGTTAATTAACCTAAAAATGCTCGCTCAGTAACAATTATTTACATTCGACACGAAATAGTGCTCGTGGGACAACCCTCAAAAGACGAAAAGGTGCTCGCAACCTTCGCAGTCGGCGCTTCACGATGCTCGGGGCTGACATTGGGGACCAACATGGCGGCCCGTCAAATTTGGGGGCTGTTTTAGGCAACACTGGTTCGAGATGTCACCACCCTAAAGCGGGCCgcgtatgtaggctccctagaaccACAGCGAAGCCAGCGCCATCTGCTGAGCCTTCCTGCCACTAGAGTACAGCGGCGCCCAGCGCCAGCTGTATACAACTAGTCCTAACAGTCCACCACGTGTCCCGGAGGCAACGCTACCAGGAGCAACGCCCCCCACACCATGGATTCCAGCTGTGAGACCCCGTTGAGGGAAAATTGCTTTCTGTTCAATGCGCCAGACGGCGATATTTCAGTTGATTTAATTGATGCCATTGAACTTACTGCCGGCGACGACAGTGTACTGTGGCACTCCAGCACATGGGCGGCGCGAAATTTCTAGTGTGCACGAGAACTGCGGCACAAGCCACTAAATTAATGGTCGCTGAAGGATTTCGCGTCAACCATGTGCGAGTGCCAGTGGAGGCCGTAGGCCCACCAGTAACTTTTGTGAACGTGTACCGCTTACCTGTCTATGTATCTAATGAAGTTGTAGCAGCGGCTTTGCAACCTTATGGAAATGTCAAAAGTGTAGCGTACACGAAAGTGATAAACAGACAAAACAAGCTTAATGGTGTCCGAGTCGTACGAGTTGAAATGTGTAGGCCGGTACCCAATTTCATGACAATGCAAGGGCACCGAGTCATGTGCGAATACCGCGGAATGAGAAGGGTATGCGCAAGATGTGGTGACGGCAACCACATGGCTACCACGTGCACGTCGCCGTATTGCAAACGATGCGGTGTCTTCGGACACGAAGCCGAAAGTTGCGACGAGGAATGCAGAAAGTGTGGAGGCCGTCACGCTACAAAAACATGCTTCCGTGGAAAGGCATATGCGAAATCAAATGCAGGAACGGTGTGGCAACACACGCCCCCCGAACAAGCTCCGGCCAGAAGCGCCCGAACTGATGCAGAATTCCCGCCACTAGAAACGAAGGCAGCCTCAGGCATGCAAGTGCTTAAGCCACGAGGCCCCAATCTGCCACGGAAAAAGACAAGCTATTGGGACGGAGAGAGTGCTGGAGACAGCACAAAAGCATGGACAGCAAGCCAAATGAAACTGAAGAAACGTCTACAAATGAAACACCGGCCACGCCCACATCAGATAGCGAAGGAGGCCCAACAGAATCACCTCCAACAACCGACATGACGTCGCACCAAACGACAGATGAAAAGAACAGTCCAAATAACAATAACGCGGAAAAAGTTGACGCGAATCGAGAGGCATCCCAAGGCATGCCCCAAGGTGCAGACCAAGTACAAGGTAAAGATACCGAGACAAGACACCAAGGAACATACAACGAAGATTCACCAATAATCAGTTGTGGGCGTTACGTCATCCCGGAACAGGAAGGGAATAAAAGCACGCTCCCTCCGAAAGAGATAAAACACACAAGCGACCAGACGAAAGTAAAGCAAGATAAGGCAGCCAACATAGGCAACATAGGCGCAGCCAACATAGGTGCAAGCGCAAGCTCAACAgaaaaccaaaaagaaaaaatcagACTCCGATCACGCTCAAGGATAAGAGGGGAAAGCAAGAATGGAAACACACATAGACAAGAGAGCAACCAAGAAACCCTAACCACGCAAAGACGCCCCAAATCAGAGCCAACGGGCAGTGACAGCGAAACCAGAAAAAGagcgaaaaacaaaaaagcacgTAAACACTCTCCGACACGTGACAAAGCAGCGTCATCGGCGAGTGAAGATGACATGGACGTAACAACGCAAGAAGAAAAGAGCAGGGAAAACCTTCTGCTCTAAGCCAACACCAAACGACACCACCAGAATCAGCAAGCATGAGCTGTAGATAAGATTGGAAACACGTATGACGTCACAAGAGATAGTACATTAGAAACGCACGTTAAAAAAAAGGCTAAAGAGATAAAAGAGGGTCTGCGCCATGAGCTAAGAAATGTAAATGTACGAGCATTTGTGTATCTCAATGATGCGGTGTAAGGCTGTGCATAGCAATaagacaaaaaaaattttttttgaatcTATCATGTTTTCGGAAGCAAGAAACAATTTGAATCCAAATGCACAATGAGGCACAAGACCTCACCCCTCCCTAACCCTCTGGACAATTGGTATGCACAGCCGAGAACTTTGCCCAAAAGCAAACAAGTGTTTTCAGTATATAAGAAGGTAGCAAAACCCAAGTGCTTTCTATTGATCGAAAGTTAAACATCCGTATAGCCCTCGACAAGTATACACGATGTGAACATTGAACTTAAGTGCCACGTGGCACTCTACACACCACAATACAACATGACATAACACACAAACAACACACATAGTAACAACCACGCTTAAGCATGCGTCGGTCCAAGGaattctccccccccctccccactttttttttctacactagCTCCCAACCCCTGCACGGCATTCGACAATGGGGGAATTAAAATTAATGTCTTTTAATGTAAGAGGCTTTAGAAacatagaaaaacaaaaagaaataatccTACTCGCCAAAAACAATAACGTAGACATACTGTGCTTACAAGAAACCAACTTTCGAACAACCCGAGACGTAATAGAACTTAAAAACAAATTTCAATTCGACGCCTTTTTCTCCTTGACAGACGCACGCTCTTGTGGCACCGGTATAATATTCATATCCAACAAATACAGACAAAGTGCACACTGTACATATGACACAGAAGGGAGGGTGATTGCAatggatatatttgtggatgGGAAAAGAGTACGAATCATTAATGTATATGCACCAGCCACAAGAAATCAAACAAACACATTCTTCAAACAATTAAAGAACTGCATGTTAGAGCCTCGCGAATATATAATTCtaggagacttcaactgtgtcCTCGACTCAAACCGAGACATAAGAGGACCAGGACAAGGAGGATCCACGTACAACTCCAAGGAACTTAAAAAGTTACTATTACAGAATAAAATGTCTGATGCGAGGATAGTTAAACACGGAAACAGTTATGAGCCGACAAGAATTTCACGAATAACCACAAGCAGAATCGATAGAATTTACACATCCCCTAAAATAACACAAAACCTAGAAGACTGTAGAGTACAAGGACTGCCACAAGAACTAGCAGACAGAAGTGATCATAGACCAATTATTGTAACAATAACAGGGGAACCAGGTAGATTAAACAACCCAAATACATGGAGAATGAACGCTACATTATTACAAGACATAGAAAGTATAGAAGAAATAAAGCAAGCACTACAACACTCAGTAATGGACACAAtacaacacaaaaagaaagaatgggaTGAGCTTAAAATAGAATGGAGAGAAATACTAGAAACAGCCGG encodes the following:
- the LOC125946766 gene encoding LOW QUALITY PROTEIN: uncharacterized protein LOC125946766 (The sequence of the model RefSeq protein was modified relative to this genomic sequence to represent the inferred CDS: inserted 2 bases in 1 codon) codes for the protein MKTTKGHKWSEKTIRVALQIKHACGTTGYEMLRSLSYPIPSNRTLIRRLQNIRFLPGILHEVFNVLKHKVEAMEDIEKDCVLFMDEMEISQGFDHDRSLDCLFGGTTLPEATADVANHALVFMVGGLNTRWKQVIAYHFTARSVDGKALKDLVFNLIELCFNITLRVLVVTSDMGAANRAVWCLLGFSSHRHSETVCSVSHPHLEGRQLYFMADPAHVLKNIRAQLLRVKTFTLGEETIREHKLTAGTVNIDHVEAVLTHDRDKELKIASRLSDVHISLGHFTTMKVNIAVQMFREAPPAIRYLIKQGILPPEAEATAWFFELVSRWYTLMSSRHPVVALSNFDLSKHKEATELLGLACATFCGLNMGLTAHWKPSQAGLLVSTTVVLRLSHELLNKLNYKYLLTGRLSQDCLENIFSVLRLRKPVPSAYDVKCALKLICVGQFVNTPTSSSYGVDDSTHLADLLDPSFKQDQVEGQEPEELENLFVYALTTEECDILAYLGGFLLKSVIGFLGECKDCERALVGDATGQYNALIQLKEYVKNSGKLIQPSQTVMQVLIECEENXKTFANMNEILTLKAPFTGILSALRKSVAMRLGCCDAHESRACKMLFEKYVRTRLKIHLRQQHAQRVNGQSSKTCAAANLI
- the LOC125947128 gene encoding THAP domain-containing protein 5-like → MFRFPTSPSRRKRWLAQVKRDCWEPTTASRVCYAHFEDSSFEQKRQDGLKKLRPDAVPTVFAFRAAPKHRKPPKKRSCPVQPSCDATPATSPEPHQPLDSDSTKMDDSAPVPTLVVEEESCHAGNENAHELTSAMAPCLFPQHPNGIPVPNSTNSVGQSRDVSATHQPFGGNGGSSSVTIGQENAELRKKTSDLTRKYINLQRVHDKTRLKLQSLRKKVSSLEKKVRTEIGIISQ